One Roseburia rectibacter DNA window includes the following coding sequences:
- a CDS encoding RNA polymerase sigma factor, translating to MKKEELGELIIASEDMMYHVAKTLLYRDADCADAIQETIVKAFSKLHTLKSDAYAKTWLTRILINECYTVIRKEKKVVSLEDYQMEEQAAETKDYSELYEAISHLSEDARLSVTLYYMEGYSVREIAGILGVTESTIKNRLSRARARLKNELEQENSYGMES from the coding sequence ATGAAAAAAGAAGAATTGGGAGAGCTGATCATCGCATCGGAAGATATGATGTATCATGTGGCGAAAACGCTGCTGTACCGGGATGCGGACTGTGCAGATGCAATCCAGGAAACGATCGTGAAAGCATTTTCCAAATTACACACGTTAAAATCAGATGCCTATGCGAAAACGTGGCTGACCAGGATACTGATCAATGAATGTTATACCGTGATAAGAAAGGAAAAGAAAGTGGTATCGTTAGAAGATTATCAGATGGAGGAACAGGCTGCGGAGACAAAGGATTACTCCGAATTATATGAAGCAATCAGCCATCTGTCAGAGGATGCGAGGCTTTCTGTCACACTGTATTATATGGAAGGGTACAGTGTGCGGGAAATAGCAGGAATTTTAGGCGTGACGGAAAGCACCATAAAAAACCGCCTGTCACGTGCAAGGGCGAGATTGAAAAACGAATTGGAACAGGAAAACAGTTACGGAATGGAGAGTTGA
- the tyrS gene encoding tyrosine--tRNA ligase has protein sequence MTLYDELVARGLIAQVTDEAEIKDLINNGKATFYIGFDPTADSLHVGHFMALCLMKRLQMAGNKPIALIGGGTAMIGDPSGRTDMRQMMTPETIQHNCDCFKKQMSRFIDFSDGKALMVNNADWLMDLNYIDVLREVGAHFSVNRMLTAECYKQRMEKGLSFLEFNYMIMQSYDFYTLYQKYGCNMEFGGDDQWSNMLGGTELIRRKLGKDAYAMTINLLLNSEGKKMGKTQSGAVWLDPNKTSPFDFFQYWRNVSDADVLKCIRMLTFLPLEEIDAMESWEGAQLNQAKEILAFELTKLVHGEEEANKAKEASHALFAGGGDSAHMPTLELTAADFADGDLDILALLVKAELAPSRSDARRAVQQGGVSVADEKVTDIQTTYGADAFGADGLVVKRGKKKFVKIIVK, from the coding sequence ATGACATTGTACGATGAATTAGTTGCCAGAGGTCTGATCGCCCAGGTAACTGACGAAGCAGAAATCAAAGATCTGATCAACAACGGAAAAGCTACTTTTTACATTGGCTTTGATCCAACCGCAGACAGTCTTCATGTAGGACATTTTATGGCATTATGCTTAATGAAACGTCTCCAGATGGCAGGCAACAAACCGATCGCTTTAATCGGCGGCGGAACCGCCATGATCGGAGATCCATCCGGCCGTACCGACATGCGCCAGATGATGACACCGGAAACAATCCAGCACAACTGTGACTGCTTCAAGAAACAGATGAGCCGTTTCATCGATTTTTCCGATGGAAAAGCACTTATGGTAAACAACGCAGACTGGCTGATGGACTTAAATTATATTGATGTACTGCGTGAAGTTGGTGCTCATTTCTCCGTTAACCGTATGTTAACCGCAGAGTGCTACAAACAGCGTATGGAAAAAGGTTTAAGTTTCTTAGAGTTCAACTACATGATCATGCAGAGCTACGACTTCTACACCTTATACCAGAAATACGGCTGTAACATGGAGTTCGGCGGTGACGACCAGTGGAGTAACATGTTAGGCGGTACCGAGCTGATCCGCAGAAAACTTGGAAAAGACGCTTACGCGATGACCATCAACCTCCTTCTTAATTCGGAAGGCAAAAAAATGGGAAAAACACAGTCCGGTGCTGTATGGCTTGATCCGAACAAGACTTCTCCGTTTGACTTCTTCCAGTACTGGAGAAACGTTTCTGATGCAGACGTATTAAAATGCATCCGTATGCTGACATTCCTTCCATTAGAAGAAATCGATGCAATGGAAAGCTGGGAAGGCGCACAGCTTAACCAGGCAAAAGAAATTCTTGCATTTGAGCTGACGAAACTGGTACACGGTGAAGAGGAAGCAAACAAGGCAAAAGAAGCTTCCCACGCTTTATTCGCAGGTGGTGGCGATTCTGCCCACATGCCAACCTTAGAACTGACTGCTGCTGACTTTGCAGATGGAGACTTAGATATCCTTGCACTTTTAGTAAAAGCAGAACTTGCTCCATCCCGCTCCGACGCAAGACGTGCCGTACAGCAGGGTGGTGTCTCCGTTGCTGACGAAAAAGTAACAGACATCCAGACCACTTACGGAGCTGACGCTTTCGGTGCTGACGGACTTGTCGTAAAACGTGGTAAAAAGAAATTTGTAAAAATTATCGTAAAATAA
- a CDS encoding alpha/beta hydrolase → MLTEVFHLHEKGSLADARLCTYILDDSDSIAIDKRPMMLICPGGGYEHTSDRESEPLAMHFLSIGYHVAVLRYSVAPAVYPTALLEAAASMKLIHEHAKEWHVDTDKIVVQGSSAGGHLAACLSMFWHTKWLAEAAGVMNEILKPAAMLLNYPVITSGEYAHRGSFKQLLGGNETEEMLELLSLEKQVTEYTPPAFIWHTYTDQSVPVQNSLLLIEAMKKYEIPVEFHMYPVGKHGLSTCSRLTAMRDGTGIQQECESWLPLAKRWLIALRDE, encoded by the coding sequence ATGTTAACGGAAGTTTTTCATTTACACGAAAAAGGTTCACTTGCGGATGCAAGACTTTGTACTTATATACTGGACGATTCGGATTCCATTGCGATTGATAAGCGTCCTATGATGCTGATCTGTCCGGGTGGCGGTTATGAACACACGTCTGACAGGGAATCAGAGCCGCTTGCCATGCATTTTTTAAGTATAGGATATCATGTGGCGGTGCTGCGTTATTCGGTGGCACCGGCAGTTTATCCGACGGCACTTTTAGAGGCGGCCGCATCCATGAAGCTGATTCATGAGCATGCAAAAGAGTGGCATGTGGATACAGATAAGATCGTTGTCCAAGGGTCTTCCGCGGGCGGACACCTTGCAGCATGCCTTTCTATGTTCTGGCATACGAAGTGGCTGGCTGAGGCTGCCGGTGTGATGAATGAGATATTAAAACCTGCGGCAATGCTTTTAAATTATCCGGTTATCACATCCGGGGAATATGCACACCGTGGATCTTTTAAGCAGCTTCTCGGTGGCAATGAGACAGAAGAAATGTTGGAATTGCTTTCTCTTGAAAAACAGGTGACAGAGTATACACCGCCGGCATTTATCTGGCATACTTACACAGATCAGTCAGTCCCGGTGCAAAATTCCCTGCTTTTGATCGAGGCAATGAAAAAATATGAGATACCGGTGGAATTTCATATGTATCCGGTCGGGAAACATGGCCTCAGTACCTGCAGCAGGCTCACAGCAATGCGGGATGGTACAGGAATCCAGCAGGAGTGCGAGAGCTGGCTGCCTTTGGCAAAGAGGTGGCTGATCGCACTCCGGGATGAGTAA
- a CDS encoding beta-propeller domain-containing protein, with product MSEKEILDKIEKSAAQEKIPENIEPEQIKRKLKENQKNKVKRRSGITYYGAVAAAALVLVIGAAGGIHAVTGGGTGLMTAPVGIEKAASGQKSDEGSEGSSELKDGATAGVEKNAQKKDAGSLYTVAKNYGEVYDAIWSGSGQEKEADGIAVAEGDSSNSGDAATYIMDDTSDTVGAAVDGVEEIGGTQMIKGAGAQEGQTAADISSDTAKQRYSGTNLQTQGVDESDFVKTDGSYIYTVSHNEILITDIRKKALKQIGKIQIFETSSDRVLEMYVDGDILNVIVESEDSGLEMQADDTENYTEDCFYYFSEGTQTQVLTYDISDPEKPVKTGCVTQDGRYQTSRKIGNIIYLFTNKRISMPQQTKEEAVTEENVSGWIPLVNDNAVDAEDIYVDNGGGGSNSLLISSVNVKNPDQVVDNTMILSQYVDIYVSESAFYAYQIKGSWNDAVTQIAKFGLADGKMDADGAVSVNGRITDTFAINEQSGKLRVLTTSQDSVNGEDTNNLYLFDTNLSLTGKIEGLAQGEEIYAARYLGNMAYFVTYRNTDPLFAVDLSDDRNPKVLGELKISGFSEYLHFWGDDKLIGIGYETDEKTGEHTGIKITMFDISDPADLKEVESLVLKDYNYSEALYNYKCVLADADENLLGFALQSYGDGESVTYLLLTWNGEKFETLLSQSLTDKAGNPDQSKAADTSAYRGIYAGDMFYIVSTEKIISYDRTQEYCMKKSIDFK from the coding sequence ATGTCAGAAAAAGAAATTTTAGATAAAATAGAAAAATCTGCCGCACAGGAAAAAATTCCAGAGAATATTGAACCGGAGCAGATCAAAAGAAAATTAAAGGAGAACCAGAAAAACAAGGTAAAACGGAGAAGCGGGATCACTTATTACGGGGCTGTAGCAGCGGCGGCACTTGTGCTTGTCATTGGCGCAGCAGGAGGAATCCATGCGGTTACCGGGGGCGGCACAGGGCTTATGACGGCGCCGGTGGGTATAGAAAAAGCGGCATCCGGGCAAAAGTCAGATGAAGGATCAGAAGGCAGCAGCGAATTAAAAGATGGAGCGACTGCAGGCGTAGAGAAAAATGCACAAAAAAAAGATGCAGGATCTTTGTATACAGTCGCAAAAAATTATGGAGAGGTCTATGATGCAATCTGGTCTGGCAGTGGTCAGGAAAAGGAAGCAGACGGAATAGCGGTTGCGGAGGGAGATAGTTCTAACTCTGGTGATGCAGCGACATATATTATGGATGACACATCAGATACCGTGGGTGCGGCTGTAGACGGAGTGGAAGAAATCGGCGGTACACAGATGATAAAGGGCGCAGGAGCACAGGAGGGACAGACAGCGGCAGATATATCATCAGATACGGCAAAACAGCGGTATTCCGGGACAAATCTGCAGACGCAAGGCGTGGATGAGAGCGATTTTGTCAAAACAGATGGTTCTTATATTTACACGGTAAGCCACAATGAAATATTGATTACGGATATCCGGAAAAAAGCATTAAAACAGATCGGAAAAATACAGATTTTTGAAACTTCATCCGACCGTGTGCTTGAGATGTATGTGGATGGTGATATTTTAAACGTGATCGTGGAAAGTGAAGATTCCGGACTGGAAATGCAGGCAGATGATACAGAAAATTATACGGAAGACTGCTTTTATTATTTTAGTGAGGGAACACAGACACAGGTTCTTACCTATGATATCAGTGATCCGGAAAAGCCTGTAAAAACCGGGTGTGTGACGCAGGATGGAAGGTATCAGACATCAAGAAAGATCGGAAATATTATTTATCTTTTTACCAATAAAAGAATCAGTATGCCACAACAGACAAAAGAAGAAGCCGTTACGGAAGAAAATGTAAGTGGATGGATTCCGTTAGTCAATGATAATGCGGTAGATGCAGAAGATATTTACGTGGACAATGGCGGTGGAGGAAGCAACAGTCTGCTGATATCCTCAGTAAATGTGAAAAATCCGGATCAGGTTGTGGATAATACCATGATTTTAAGTCAGTATGTGGATATCTATGTGAGTGAAAGTGCGTTTTATGCGTATCAGATAAAAGGTTCCTGGAATGATGCGGTAACACAGATTGCAAAATTTGGGCTTGCTGATGGGAAGATGGATGCTGATGGGGCAGTTTCAGTGAACGGGAGAATTACAGATACATTTGCGATAAATGAACAGAGCGGAAAATTGCGTGTTTTAACGACCAGCCAGGATTCAGTGAATGGAGAGGACACGAATAATCTTTATTTGTTTGATACAAATCTGAGTCTTACAGGCAAGATAGAAGGACTTGCACAGGGAGAGGAAATCTATGCTGCGCGTTATCTGGGGAATATGGCATATTTTGTTACCTATCGCAATACAGATCCGCTTTTTGCTGTAGATTTATCGGATGATAGAAATCCAAAGGTACTTGGAGAATTAAAGATAAGTGGTTTTTCAGAATATCTGCATTTCTGGGGCGATGATAAACTGATCGGGATTGGATATGAGACGGATGAAAAGACAGGAGAACATACAGGTATTAAGATCACAATGTTTGATATTTCAGATCCTGCAGATTTAAAAGAGGTGGAGAGCCTTGTTTTAAAGGATTATAATTACAGTGAGGCGCTCTACAATTATAAATGTGTACTTGCAGATGCGGACGAAAATCTGCTTGGATTTGCACTGCAGTCTTATGGTGATGGGGAGAGTGTTACGTATCTTTTACTTACATGGAATGGGGAAAAATTTGAAACTCTGCTGTCACAAAGTCTGACTGATAAGGCGGGAAATCCGGATCAGTCCAAAGCGGCAGATACATCAGCATATAGGGGAATTTATGCGGGAGATATGTTTTATATTGTAAGTACTGAAAAAATCATCTCTTACGACAGAACACAGGAATATTGTATGAAAAAAAGCATAGATTTTAAGTAG
- a CDS encoding RNA polymerase sigma factor, producing MENYLKLVWRAKRGDVDAFAQLYAGIYEDMYRFALYTLRNASDAEDAVSDAVTDAFASVKKLRSEEAFKSWIFRILSNKCKDKLREYAGKNETGIEDTEEIACDSEPEMTECIQIRKLFFELADEERLIISLHQFAGYTSREIAEILHMNENTVRSKESRALKKMGEWLQ from the coding sequence ATGGAAAATTATCTGAAGCTTGTGTGGCGGGCAAAACGCGGAGACGTGGATGCATTTGCCCAACTGTATGCCGGAATATACGAGGATATGTACCGCTTTGCATTGTATACGTTGCGAAATGCAAGTGATGCGGAGGATGCGGTAAGTGATGCCGTTACTGACGCGTTTGCATCAGTTAAAAAGCTGCGCAGTGAAGAAGCATTTAAGAGCTGGATATTTCGGATTTTATCCAATAAATGCAAGGATAAACTGCGTGAGTATGCGGGCAAAAATGAGACAGGGATTGAGGATACAGAGGAGATTGCGTGTGATTCCGAACCAGAGATGACAGAATGTATACAGATCAGGAAGCTATTTTTTGAACTTGCGGATGAAGAGCGCCTGATCATCAGCTTGCATCAGTTTGCAGGTTATACGAGCCGTGAGATTGCTGAAATATTACATATGAATGAAAATACCGTGCGCTCGAAGGAAAGCCGGGCATTAAAAAAAATGGGTGAGTGGTTACAATAA
- a CDS encoding methyl-accepting chemotaxis protein, with protein sequence MANKNKKSPVKGVRSQRSKKVSKQTMVQKKEQKKGVLFSIRAKIFLCFLVPILFLILVGVFSYKKAAAGMYDTFRDSNEQTINMANQYIDVSNSFIEAEALKYAFQSDLGKYMIGLYETDSTRKKSVINSVGSSIRASQAGNEFISNIHIVTIEDIQMLSTRAGGTAMGIYKEYKDEMLGYSDNGKKLPEWVDYHKTLDETLGLKQSDYIMAYQTTPQSGKGFIVIDIKASAIQEFLDSLDMGEGSIIGFVTKSGREIISEKLPEGQESTRADGETVFYGQDFFNNIEDQQTTKEVSINGKSYLFFYSRMERTNAAVCALVPMEIVNGQADEIRNVTIAVVVIACIVAVMIGIIISTGIQKNMIRISGRLEEVAEGNLTTKVSVKGHDEFNNLAVVANNMINNNKKLVQKVSGATDTLESSAQEVRQASDVMKDYSANIIQAIDEINDGITKQSEHAEECVRKTDTLSEEIQNVSSIVGQVEKLVSEAESMISHGMEMVQTLGERATKTTDVTIKVETSIEELKKESEIINEFVETITDISEQTNLLSLNASIEAARAGEAGRGFAVVAEEIRKLADHSAEAAGEIQNNVAHISDQTVNSVENAKQARDMVALQTEAVQEVVGVFDDMNQCMQKLFDGLKEIVSSTEQADKEREDTLAAVKNISDIIAETAEGTKLVQSVAAKLQENVDTMNQTAQSLGDNMNDLKSEISVFKTE encoded by the coding sequence ATGGCCAATAAGAACAAAAAATCACCTGTAAAAGGTGTAAGATCACAAAGGTCAAAAAAAGTTTCGAAACAGACAATGGTTCAAAAAAAGGAACAGAAGAAAGGCGTACTGTTTAGTATACGTGCGAAGATTTTTTTATGTTTTCTGGTTCCGATTCTGTTTTTGATTTTGGTTGGGGTATTTTCTTATAAAAAAGCAGCTGCCGGTATGTATGATACATTCCGGGATTCAAATGAACAGACAATCAATATGGCAAACCAGTATATTGATGTAAGTAACTCTTTTATTGAGGCAGAGGCATTAAAGTATGCATTTCAGTCAGATCTTGGGAAATATATGATAGGTCTGTATGAGACTGATTCCACGCGGAAAAAATCTGTTATTAACAGTGTGGGATCAAGTATCCGTGCATCTCAGGCAGGAAATGAGTTTATCAGCAATATACATATTGTGACAATTGAAGATATCCAGATGTTATCCACAAGGGCAGGCGGAACTGCAATGGGTATCTACAAAGAGTATAAGGATGAAATGCTTGGATATTCTGATAATGGAAAAAAATTACCAGAATGGGTTGATTATCATAAGACTTTAGACGAAACCCTTGGTTTAAAACAGTCAGATTATATTATGGCATATCAAACAACGCCACAGTCTGGTAAAGGATTTATTGTAATTGATATCAAAGCATCTGCTATTCAGGAATTTTTAGATAGCCTTGATATGGGAGAAGGTAGTATCATTGGTTTTGTTACTAAGTCAGGAAGAGAAATCATTTCCGAAAAACTTCCGGAAGGTCAGGAGAGTACCAGAGCGGATGGTGAGACAGTATTCTATGGACAGGATTTCTTTAATAATATTGAAGACCAGCAGACTACCAAAGAGGTCAGCATAAATGGAAAGAGCTACCTGTTCTTTTACAGCCGGATGGAGCGTACAAATGCTGCGGTATGTGCACTTGTACCAATGGAGATTGTCAATGGACAGGCAGATGAGATCCGCAATGTGACGATCGCAGTAGTAGTAATTGCATGTATCGTTGCAGTAATGATCGGTATTATCATCAGTACCGGAATACAGAAGAATATGATACGTATTTCCGGAAGACTTGAAGAGGTTGCAGAGGGAAATCTTACAACTAAGGTCAGCGTTAAAGGTCATGATGAATTTAACAATCTTGCAGTTGTTGCAAATAATATGATCAATAATAATAAAAAGCTGGTTCAGAAAGTAAGTGGAGCAACTGACACATTAGAGTCATCTGCGCAGGAAGTAAGACAGGCATCAGATGTTATGAAAGATTATTCTGCGAACATTATCCAGGCGATAGATGAGATTAATGATGGTATAACAAAGCAGTCTGAACATGCAGAAGAGTGTGTAAGAAAGACAGATACGCTTTCAGAGGAAATTCAAAATGTCAGCAGCATTGTAGGCCAGGTCGAGAAACTTGTCTCTGAGGCAGAAAGTATGATTAGTCATGGTATGGAGATGGTTCAGACGTTGGGTGAACGTGCAACAAAAACAACAGATGTAACCATAAAGGTAGAGACCAGTATTGAGGAGCTCAAAAAGGAATCTGAGATTATCAATGAGTTTGTGGAAACAATCACAGATATTTCTGAACAGACGAATCTGCTTTCTTTAAATGCTTCTATTGAAGCGGCGAGAGCAGGAGAGGCAGGAAGAGGATTTGCAGTGGTTGCTGAGGAGATCAGAAAGCTTGCAGATCATTCTGCAGAGGCAGCCGGAGAAATTCAGAACAATGTAGCTCATATCAGTGACCAGACGGTAAACAGTGTAGAAAATGCAAAACAGGCACGAGACATGGTTGCACTTCAGACAGAAGCTGTACAGGAAGTTGTTGGAGTTTTTGATGACATGAATCAGTGTATGCAGAAGCTGTTTGATGGATTGAAAGAAATCGTATCCAGTACAGAGCAGGCGGATAAAGAGCGTGAAGATACTTTGGCTGCAGTAAAGAATATTTCGGATATTATTGCAGAAACAGCAGAGGGAACAAAACTGGTTCAGAGTGTTGCTGCAAAACTTCAGGAGAATGTAGATACCATGAATCAGACGGCTCAGTCACTGGGTGATAATATGAATGATCTGAAATCGGAGATTTCAGTATTTAAAACAGAATAA
- a CDS encoding Gfo/Idh/MocA family protein produces MERNLNWAVLGTGVIANEMAQALNTMGKKLYAVGNRTHEKAVKFAKKYQVKKVYDDFHEMFTDPQVDVIYITTPHNTHIEFVREALKNKKHVLCEKSITLNSLELDEALQLAKENNVIFAEAMTIWHMPLYKKLWEFIDAGKTGEFSSNLKEEYAEIADWLKEGIPALGKVQMIQLNFGSYKEYNMDNRFFNMNLAGGALLDIGVYALSIARSFMESKPDQVLSQVKFAPTGADEQAGILLMNKESQMATLALSLHSKQPKRAVISCEKGYIEIMEYPRADQAVIVEAESGVRHIVTAGDTKKALQYEMEDMEYAIETGDIRKLRISDTKDVMDIMTGLRKEWNMKYPGEIW; encoded by the coding sequence ATGGAAAGAAATTTAAACTGGGCAGTTCTTGGAACCGGTGTGATCGCAAATGAGATGGCGCAGGCTTTAAATACCATGGGGAAAAAACTCTATGCAGTGGGAAACCGTACTCATGAAAAGGCAGTTAAATTTGCGAAAAAATATCAGGTAAAAAAAGTATATGATGATTTTCATGAGATGTTTACTGATCCACAGGTGGATGTGATCTATATCACTACACCGCATAACACCCATATCGAATTTGTCAGGGAAGCGCTGAAAAATAAAAAGCATGTGTTATGTGAAAAATCAATTACTTTAAACAGTCTTGAACTGGATGAAGCATTGCAGCTTGCAAAGGAAAATAATGTTATTTTTGCAGAAGCGATGACAATCTGGCATATGCCGCTTTATAAAAAATTATGGGAATTTATCGATGCGGGGAAAACGGGAGAATTTTCTTCAAATCTGAAAGAAGAGTATGCAGAGATTGCAGACTGGTTGAAAGAAGGGATACCTGCACTTGGAAAAGTCCAGATGATCCAGCTTAATTTTGGAAGTTATAAAGAATATAATATGGATAACCGTTTCTTTAATATGAATCTTGCAGGTGGGGCATTGTTAGATATCGGTGTCTATGCACTCAGTATTGCACGCAGTTTTATGGAGAGCAAACCGGATCAGGTTTTGAGCCAGGTAAAATTTGCACCTACCGGCGCGGATGAACAGGCAGGCATTTTACTGATGAACAAAGAATCACAAATGGCAACGCTTGCTTTATCCTTACATTCAAAACAGCCAAAACGTGCAGTCATCAGTTGTGAAAAAGGATATATTGAAATCATGGAATATCCGCGGGCAGATCAGGCGGTGATTGTGGAAGCTGAGTCCGGGGTGCGCCATATTGTGACAGCAGGAGATACAAAAAAGGCCTTACAATATGAAATGGAAGATATGGAGTATGCAATAGAGACGGGAGATATCCGGAAACTCAGAATATCTGATACAAAAGATGTCATGGATATTATGACAGGTTTAAGGAAAGAATGGAATATGAAATATCCGGGAGAGATATGGTAA
- a CDS encoding Fe-S-containing hydro-lyase, whose protein sequence is MDKHITTPITEEVTKDLKSGDYVYITGTIYVARDAAHKRMIEALQRGEELPIDIKDSTIYYMGPSPAREGRPIGSAGPTTASRMDKYAPTLLDLGEKAMIGKGKRTKEVIDAIVRNHAVYFAAIGGAGALLSKCITKSEIVCYEDLGAEAIRKIEIKDFPVIVVIDSQGNNLYETAIREFASI, encoded by the coding sequence ATGGATAAACACATTACAACACCGATTACGGAAGAAGTCACAAAAGATTTAAAATCTGGTGATTATGTTTATATTACAGGAACGATTTATGTAGCAAGGGATGCTGCACATAAAAGAATGATCGAGGCACTGCAGCGTGGAGAAGAACTGCCGATCGATATTAAGGACAGCACAATATATTATATGGGACCGTCTCCGGCACGAGAAGGGAGACCAATCGGTTCGGCAGGACCAACAACAGCTTCACGTATGGATAAATATGCACCGACATTACTTGACCTTGGAGAAAAGGCTATGATCGGTAAGGGGAAACGCACAAAGGAAGTTATTGATGCGATTGTACGTAACCATGCAGTTTACTTTGCGGCGATCGGTGGTGCAGGAGCACTGTTATCAAAATGTATCACAAAATCAGAGATTGTATGTTATGAGGATCTTGGAGCAGAGGCAATCCGCAAGATTGAGATAAAAGATTTCCCGGTTATCGTTGTCATTGACAGCCAGGGGAATAATCTTTATGAAACAGCGATCAGGGAATTTGCATCCATTTAA
- a CDS encoding fumarate hydratase, whose product MIRTVDTKIITENIKEMCIEANHYLSKDMDIAMKQAVETEKSELGKKILNQLQDNLKIADEEMIPICQDTGMAVIFLEVGQDVHFEGDAIEDAINEGVRQGYTEGFLRKSVVKDPLIRENTKDNTPAVIHYSIVPGDKVKITIAPKGFGSENMSRVFMLKPADGIEGVKDAILTAVKDAGPNACPPMVVGVGIGGTFEKCAILAKKALTRPVGEHSDIPYVKDMEEELLGKINKLGIGPGGLGGTTTALAVNINTYPTHIAGLPVAVNICCHVNRHVVRTV is encoded by the coding sequence ATGATCAGAACAGTCGATACCAAGATAATTACAGAAAATATCAAAGAGATGTGTATTGAAGCAAATCATTATCTTTCAAAAGATATGGACATTGCAATGAAGCAGGCAGTTGAGACAGAAAAATCCGAACTTGGTAAAAAAATCTTAAACCAGCTTCAGGATAACTTAAAGATCGCAGATGAAGAGATGATACCGATCTGTCAGGATACCGGAATGGCAGTCATCTTTTTAGAAGTTGGACAGGATGTTCATTTTGAGGGAGATGCGATCGAGGATGCCATTAACGAAGGCGTGCGTCAGGGATACACAGAAGGATTTTTACGGAAATCTGTTGTAAAAGATCCATTGATCCGTGAAAATACAAAAGATAATACACCGGCAGTTATCCATTATTCCATCGTACCGGGAGATAAAGTAAAGATTACGATTGCACCGAAAGGATTCGGAAGTGAAAACATGAGCCGCGTGTTCATGTTAAAGCCGGCAGATGGTATCGAAGGAGTGAAAGATGCCATATTAACAGCCGTAAAAGATGCAGGACCGAATGCATGCCCGCCTATGGTCGTGGGAGTCGGGATCGGTGGTACGTTTGAAAAATGTGCAATTCTTGCAAAAAAAGCGCTGACCCGTCCGGTTGGCGAACATTCCGATATCCCTTACGTGAAAGATATGGAAGAAGAACTGCTTGGAAAGATCAATAAACTTGGCATTGGACCGGGCGGACTTGGCGGTACGACAACAGCACTTGCAGTCAATATCAATACTTATCCGACACATATCGCAGGACTTCCGGTAGCTGTTAATATCTGTTGTCATGTAAACCGTCATGTAGTAAGGACAGTCTGA